From a region of the Thiorhodovibrio winogradskyi genome:
- a CDS encoding Fe2+-dependent dioxygenase: protein MLLTIPELLNQAQLEKLQQLLEGANFVDGKLSAGFAAARVKHNQELAGEPKRMDLLARILMASLGHHPVFRFGALPHRVAEPIVARYAPGMTYGAHIDDPVMGTSGPRFRTDLSLTVFLNPPESYAGGELTIRTSFGERAIKLAAGDAVLYPSSSLHWVAPVTRGERLVVLTWIQSYVRDPAQRELLYELNQAREQLLKDAPEAGHTAYVDRSYNNLLRMWAEL, encoded by the coding sequence ATGTTGCTGACCATCCCTGAACTCCTCAACCAGGCGCAGCTCGAGAAACTGCAGCAGCTGCTGGAGGGCGCCAACTTTGTCGATGGCAAACTCAGTGCCGGCTTCGCCGCCGCGCGCGTCAAGCACAACCAGGAGCTGGCTGGAGAGCCCAAGCGCATGGACTTGCTCGCGCGCATCTTGATGGCGAGCCTCGGGCATCATCCGGTGTTTCGTTTCGGTGCCCTGCCGCACCGGGTGGCGGAGCCCATTGTCGCGCGCTATGCGCCGGGCATGACCTATGGTGCCCATATCGATGATCCCGTCATGGGCACCAGCGGCCCGCGCTTTCGCACCGATCTGTCGCTCACCGTGTTTCTGAATCCGCCCGAGTCCTACGCTGGCGGCGAGCTGACCATTCGCACCAGCTTTGGCGAACGTGCCATCAAGCTCGCGGCGGGCGACGCCGTGCTCTACCCATCATCGAGCCTGCACTGGGTCGCGCCCGTGACTCGGGGCGAACGCCTGGTCGTCCTGACCTGGATTCAAAGCTATGTGCGCGATCCGGCCCAGCGCGAACTGCTCTACGAACTCAACCAGGCCCGCGAGCAGTTGCTGAAAGATGCGCCCGAGGCCGGGCATACCGCCTATGTGGATCGCTCCTACAACAACCTGCTGCGCATGTGGGCGGAGTTGTAA
- the aroB gene encoding 3-dehydroquinate synthase has protein sequence MNKRLDINLGARSYPIFIGPGLLREPDLLRPWIGAQQVMVVSNTTVAPLYLESLRAGLTGLQVAECILPDGEIYKGLNTWHGIFDALLARRFARDCTLIALGGGVVGDITGFAAACYQRGVSFIQVPTTLLAQVDSSVGGKTGINHPAGKNMIGAFHQPVAVIADTDTLSTLPARELAAGLAEVVKYGLIRDPAFFDWLEARADALCNRDAVALIEAIERSCQNKAEVVEADERELGQRALLNLGHTFGHAIEAGLGYGDWLHGEAVAAGMVMAAELSRQLGWLDAAAVSRIRRLLTRFGLPVAPPPGLGGERMLELMAVDKKVRAGAPRLVLLQGIGSALVTRDVTAEQIMASIDATRDQSAGG, from the coding sequence ATGAACAAACGGCTCGATATCAATCTTGGCGCTCGCTCCTACCCCATTTTCATCGGCCCCGGACTGCTGCGCGAGCCGGATCTGCTGCGGCCTTGGATCGGCGCCCAACAGGTCATGGTGGTCAGCAACACCACTGTCGCGCCGCTCTATCTGGAGTCGCTGCGCGCTGGGCTGACGGGTCTGCAGGTCGCCGAGTGCATTCTTCCCGATGGCGAAATTTACAAGGGACTGAACACCTGGCATGGCATTTTCGACGCCTTGCTGGCGCGGCGTTTCGCCCGCGACTGCACTCTGATCGCCCTCGGCGGCGGGGTGGTCGGCGACATCACCGGCTTTGCCGCCGCCTGCTATCAGCGCGGGGTTTCCTTCATTCAGGTGCCGACCACCCTGCTCGCGCAAGTGGATTCCTCCGTCGGTGGCAAGACCGGCATCAATCATCCGGCCGGCAAGAACATGATCGGCGCTTTTCATCAGCCGGTGGCGGTGATCGCCGACACCGACACCCTGAGCACCCTGCCCGCGCGTGAACTCGCGGCTGGCTTGGCCGAGGTGGTCAAATACGGGCTGATTCGCGATCCGGCCTTTTTCGACTGGCTTGAGGCCCGGGCCGATGCCTTGTGCAACCGCGATGCCGTCGCGCTGATCGAGGCCATCGAGCGTTCCTGCCAGAACAAAGCCGAGGTGGTCGAGGCCGATGAGCGTGAACTTGGCCAGCGCGCGCTGTTGAATTTGGGTCATACCTTCGGCCATGCCATCGAGGCCGGTCTGGGCTATGGCGACTGGCTGCATGGCGAGGCGGTCGCGGCGGGCATGGTGATGGCGGCGGAACTCTCGCGCCAGCTGGGCTGGCTGGATGCCGCTGCGGTGTCACGCATCCGCCGGCTGCTCACACGCTTCGGGCTGCCGGTGGCGCCACCGCCCGGGCTTGGCGGCGAGCGCATGCTGGAACTCATGGCGGTGGACAAAAAGGTGCGGGCCGGCGCCCCGCGGCTGGTGCTGCTGCAAGGCATTGGCAGCGCCCTGGTCACACGGGATGTCACCGCCGAGCAGATCATGGCCAGTATCGATGCCACCCGTGATCAGTCCGCTGGCGGCTGA
- the aroK gene encoding shikimate kinase AroK: MTLPPNIFLVGPMGAGKSTIGRQLAETLGYEFLDSDQEIQQRTGVDIPTVFEFEGEAGFRARERQVIEDLTEQDGVVLATGGGAVMVAENRQRLAARGFVIYLHCSAEQQHARTARDRNRPLLANEDPLTTLKELMAVREPVYRQVADMVVSTERRGTASVVKEIARRLEDETP; this comes from the coding sequence ATGACATTGCCTCCAAATATTTTTTTGGTCGGACCCATGGGTGCCGGCAAAAGTACCATTGGGCGCCAGTTGGCCGAGACGCTGGGATACGAGTTCCTCGATAGCGATCAGGAAATTCAGCAGCGCACGGGTGTTGATATTCCCACGGTGTTTGAGTTCGAGGGGGAAGCTGGCTTTCGCGCCCGCGAGCGCCAGGTGATCGAGGATCTCACTGAACAGGACGGCGTGGTGCTCGCCACCGGCGGTGGTGCCGTGATGGTGGCCGAAAACCGTCAACGTTTGGCCGCGCGCGGGTTCGTGATCTACCTGCACTGCAGTGCCGAGCAGCAGCATGCGCGCACCGCGCGAGATCGCAACCGCCCCCTACTCGCGAACGAGGATCCCTTGACCACACTGAAAGAGCTGATGGCCGTCCGTGAGCCGGTGTACCGTCAAGTCGCTGACATGGTGGTCTCGACCGAGCGACGGGGAACCGCATCCGTGGTCAAGGAAATCGCCCGTCGGCTGGAAGATGAAACACCCTAA